In Candidatus Sedimenticola sp. (ex Thyasira tokunagai), the following proteins share a genomic window:
- a CDS encoding methyl-accepting chemotaxis protein produces the protein MDRQLSINMKFHLLTLLIALLGVGLFLFIYSAVKPIGGGFSDYRNEVVQRERLLMGLRKAFGYGGGIHNFKNYVLRADAKYLRRMETNAAEIESIVEQYRNLKGLSSDEGSALDAIEQTFGQYLHHLSSVTKRHAGGESIQSIDRAVKIDDTPAIKGFELLGEHYNKMTLQAVTSLDQKIGYVVDWLVWVLLLGTLLFALLLQLFRVAIVRPIDTAVSAMSEVARGDGDLTRRLHSSHHEELNRLSDSFNAFIGRVEELVSRVIENIAGMEQAARQVASLAEKTHLSTSSQQSEIEQAADAVSHLSSSTRQVASEAGETAESARSADREAGEGGAVVQASMARVQNLTVEVDEGAEVIRELQQESENIGSVLDVIRGIAGQTSLLALNAAIEAARAGEQGRGFAVVADEVRSLAQRTQASTQEIQDMVERLQGRSQAAVAAMERGREQAEAGGVEAQTAGQSLQVIAGAVADISRRSGEIADSALNQSGVCESIHCSIMEIAAVAKTTAETASETAEISDSIVNLGLNLHDLVGQFKVGASSAADVDEVGDGDGG, from the coding sequence TATCTACTCCGCAGTCAAACCGATAGGCGGCGGGTTTTCGGATTATCGCAATGAGGTGGTTCAGCGTGAACGCCTGTTGATGGGATTACGTAAAGCCTTTGGCTATGGTGGGGGTATTCATAACTTTAAGAATTACGTGCTGCGTGCGGATGCCAAGTATCTGCGCAGGATGGAGACGAATGCCGCTGAAATCGAGTCCATCGTGGAGCAGTATCGAAATCTGAAGGGGTTATCCTCAGATGAAGGCAGTGCTCTGGATGCTATTGAGCAAACCTTCGGACAGTATCTCCATCATCTCTCCAGCGTTACGAAGAGGCATGCCGGTGGCGAGTCTATTCAATCGATAGATCGGGCAGTTAAGATTGATGACACACCAGCAATCAAGGGGTTTGAGTTGTTGGGTGAACACTACAACAAAATGACCCTGCAGGCAGTCACCTCTCTTGACCAAAAGATCGGCTATGTCGTTGACTGGCTGGTATGGGTTCTGCTGCTTGGCACGCTGCTGTTTGCACTGCTGTTGCAGCTTTTCAGAGTAGCGATTGTGCGGCCGATCGATACAGCGGTTAGTGCCATGAGTGAGGTGGCCCGGGGAGATGGAGATCTTACCAGGCGCCTGCACTCCTCACACCATGAGGAGCTTAATCGGCTCAGTGACTCTTTCAACGCCTTTATCGGGCGTGTTGAGGAGTTGGTCAGTCGAGTGATCGAAAATATTGCCGGCATGGAGCAAGCGGCCAGGCAGGTGGCCTCGCTGGCGGAGAAAACCCACCTGAGTACCAGTAGCCAGCAGAGTGAAATTGAGCAGGCCGCCGATGCAGTGAGCCATCTTTCATCCAGTACTCGGCAGGTGGCGTCTGAGGCCGGTGAAACCGCCGAATCGGCGCGCTCGGCGGATCGTGAAGCGGGTGAAGGCGGTGCTGTGGTGCAAGCCTCTATGGCCAGAGTTCAGAATTTGACTGTTGAGGTTGATGAGGGTGCTGAGGTGATTCGTGAACTACAGCAGGAGAGTGAGAATATCGGCTCAGTGCTTGATGTAATCCGTGGTATTGCCGGCCAGACCAGCCTTTTGGCACTTAATGCCGCTATAGAAGCGGCAAGGGCGGGAGAGCAGGGCAGAGGATTCGCCGTGGTGGCCGATGAAGTGCGCTCTCTGGCACAACGAACTCAGGCCTCCACTCAGGAGATTCAGGATATGGTAGAGCGCCTTCAGGGGCGTTCCCAGGCGGCAGTGGCTGCAATGGAGCGTGGCAGAGAACAGGCTGAAGCGGGAGGCGTTGAAGCGCAGACTGCAGGACAGTCACTGCAGGTGATTGCTGGTGCAGTTGCCGATATCAGTAGGCGAAGTGGAGAAATTGCGGATTCCGCTCTCAATCAGAGTGGCGTCTGTGAGTCGATCCACTGCAGTATTATGGAGATTGCCGCCGTCGCTAAGACCACCGCTGAGACCGCATCAGAGACGGCTGAAATCAGTGACAGTATCGTTAACCTTGGACTCAATCTTCACGATCTGGTGGGGCAGTTTAAAGTGGGCGCATCATCTGCCGCCGACGTAGATGAGGTTGGTGACGGAGACGGGGGGTAG
- the purL gene encoding phosphoribosylformylglycinamidine synthase, translated as MLILRGAPALSEFRLSKLQQRLTGSVGRSISAYAEFIHFADLDEQLGSEESKVLEQLLRYGPHLQEHEPTGSLLLVVPRPGTLSPWSTKATDIARNCGLGKVSRLERGIAYYLAVEGGDLGESELAAAAALLHDRMTEAVFPELEDASALFSHAQPKPLSRVDVVSGGRDALAVANRALGLALSDDEIDYLVESFQSLERNPTDVELMMFAQANSEHCRHKIFNADWVIDGKAQPKSLFSMIRNTTEHSPDDVLSAYSDNAAVMAGHQGRRFIPDPDSQSYGYSAEAIHILMKVETHNHPTAISPEPGAATGSGGEIRDEGATGKGSKPKAGLTGFSVSDLRIPGAEQPWEQDYGKPERIVSALDIMLEGPIGGASFNNEFGRPNLCGYFRTFEQEVAGADGSELRGYHKPIMLAGGLGNIREEHIEKKPFPVGSPLVVLGGPAMLIGLGGGAASSMDSGSSAEDLDFASVQRSNPEMERRCQEVIDRCSARGKKNPVIFIHDVGAGGLSNALPELVHDAGRGGRFELRTVPNDEPGMTPMEIWCNESQERYVLAIAVDQLAEFEAICERERCPYAVVGEAVDEDHLLLGDAHFDNSPIDMPMSLLFGKPPRMLRDVQSHSFHKPPLDLSGVELKDAALRVLRLPTVANKTFLITIGDRSITGQVARDQMVGPWQVPVADLAVTLSDYSGHMGEAMAVGERTPLALIDAPASGRMAVGEAITNLAATAIDKLGDIKLSANWMAAAGHSGEDAKLYQTVHAVGMELCPALGISIPVGKDSMSMKTVWEQNSEARAMAAPLSLIITGFAPVSDVRRTLTPELCKDRGDSDLILIDLGKGANRLGASALAQVYEQMGHAGADLNDPEVLKHFFSIIQELNRDGLLLAYHDRSDGGLFVTLCEMAFASRTGLSIELDSLGDNDFASLFSEELGAVVQVRHCDTDEVFKSLHDAGLGHYSHLIGTLSGNDRISVSRAGLPLLDISRVELQQAWSETTREMQALRDNPDCAIEEFERIADVTDPGIQVALTFDPGEDVAAPMINSGVRPAVAVLREQGVNGQIEMANAFHRAGFDSVDVHMSDILSGRVSLDRFRGMVACGGFSYGDVLGAGEGWAKSILFNSQARDQFEAFFQRRDSFSLGVCNGCQMLSNLHELIPGAESWPHFVRNRSEQFEARFATVEVQETPSIMLRGMAGSRLPIAVAHGEGRAEFRDSQHLKAANERVALRYVENNGEVASAYPANPNGSPEGISGLTSDDGRATIMMPHPERVIRSVQNSWHPDEWGEDGPWLRLFRNARVWVG; from the coding sequence ATGCTCATTCTTCGTGGTGCTCCCGCCCTCTCTGAATTCCGTCTCAGCAAGCTTCAGCAACGCCTGACCGGCAGCGTTGGCCGATCAATCTCAGCCTATGCTGAATTTATTCACTTTGCCGACCTCGATGAGCAGTTAGGCAGTGAAGAGAGCAAGGTGCTTGAGCAGTTGCTGCGCTATGGCCCCCATCTGCAGGAGCATGAGCCTACGGGTTCATTGCTACTGGTGGTGCCGCGTCCCGGCACACTCTCGCCCTGGTCCACCAAAGCGACGGATATTGCCCGCAATTGTGGCCTTGGCAAGGTCTCCAGGCTGGAACGGGGCATCGCTTACTATCTGGCGGTCGAGGGTGGAGATCTGGGCGAGTCGGAACTGGCTGCCGCCGCCGCACTGCTTCATGATCGTATGACCGAGGCGGTGTTCCCTGAGCTGGAGGATGCCTCCGCCCTGTTCAGCCATGCACAGCCCAAGCCACTGAGCCGTGTTGACGTGGTTTCCGGTGGTCGCGATGCCCTTGCTGTGGCCAATCGTGCGCTGGGTCTGGCACTATCTGATGATGAGATAGACTACCTGGTAGAGAGCTTTCAGAGCCTCGAACGCAACCCCACAGATGTGGAGTTGATGATGTTTGCCCAGGCTAACTCTGAGCACTGTCGACACAAAATTTTCAACGCGGACTGGGTTATTGACGGCAAAGCCCAGCCCAAATCGCTCTTCTCGATGATTCGCAATACCACCGAACACTCTCCGGATGATGTGCTTTCCGCCTATTCGGACAACGCGGCAGTGATGGCCGGGCATCAGGGACGGCGATTTATTCCCGATCCTGATAGCCAGAGTTATGGCTACAGTGCCGAGGCGATCCATATTCTGATGAAGGTGGAGACCCACAATCATCCCACGGCGATCTCTCCAGAGCCCGGAGCGGCTACCGGCTCCGGAGGGGAGATTCGTGATGAGGGAGCAACCGGTAAAGGCTCCAAACCGAAGGCGGGACTCACCGGTTTTTCTGTCTCCGATCTGCGCATACCGGGGGCCGAGCAGCCTTGGGAACAGGACTACGGCAAACCTGAGCGGATTGTCTCCGCCCTCGATATCATGCTGGAGGGACCTATAGGCGGTGCCTCCTTCAATAATGAGTTTGGCCGCCCCAATCTCTGCGGTTACTTCCGCACCTTTGAGCAGGAGGTTGCCGGCGCCGACGGTAGTGAACTGCGTGGTTACCACAAGCCCATCATGTTAGCCGGTGGTCTGGGTAATATCCGTGAGGAGCACATTGAGAAAAAACCGTTTCCCGTTGGCTCACCGCTAGTAGTACTGGGTGGTCCCGCCATGCTGATCGGTTTGGGTGGTGGCGCCGCCTCCTCCATGGATAGCGGTAGCTCTGCGGAAGATCTCGACTTTGCCTCGGTACAGCGCTCGAATCCTGAGATGGAGCGGCGCTGTCAGGAGGTTATCGATCGCTGTTCGGCACGAGGTAAAAAGAATCCGGTAATCTTTATCCACGATGTCGGTGCCGGAGGACTCTCCAACGCCCTGCCGGAGTTGGTTCATGATGCCGGTCGGGGTGGGCGCTTTGAACTGCGCACGGTACCCAACGATGAGCCGGGGATGACTCCCATGGAGATCTGGTGCAATGAGTCTCAGGAGCGTTATGTCCTCGCCATTGCCGTCGATCAACTGGCGGAGTTCGAGGCGATCTGTGAACGTGAACGTTGCCCCTATGCCGTAGTGGGTGAAGCCGTTGATGAGGATCATCTGCTGCTGGGTGACGCTCACTTCGACAACAGTCCCATCGATATGCCGATGTCCCTGTTGTTCGGTAAGCCACCGCGGATGTTGCGTGATGTACAGAGCCACTCCTTCCATAAACCGCCCCTTGATCTCTCCGGTGTTGAGCTGAAGGATGCGGCCTTGCGGGTATTGCGTCTGCCAACGGTGGCCAATAAAACTTTCCTGATCACTATCGGTGACCGCTCTATCACCGGTCAGGTAGCCCGTGATCAGATGGTTGGTCCCTGGCAGGTGCCGGTGGCGGATCTGGCAGTAACGCTTTCTGACTACAGCGGCCATATGGGTGAGGCGATGGCGGTGGGTGAGCGGACCCCGCTGGCGTTGATTGATGCACCTGCATCCGGTCGTATGGCAGTGGGTGAGGCGATCACCAACTTGGCGGCGACTGCTATCGATAAGCTGGGTGATATTAAACTCTCGGCCAACTGGATGGCGGCCGCCGGCCATAGTGGTGAGGATGCTAAGCTCTATCAGACTGTCCATGCCGTGGGTATGGAGCTCTGTCCCGCCTTGGGCATCTCCATACCGGTGGGTAAGGACTCCATGTCTATGAAGACGGTGTGGGAGCAGAACAGTGAGGCGCGGGCAATGGCAGCACCCCTGTCGCTGATTATCACTGGTTTTGCGCCGGTGAGTGATGTACGCCGCACCCTTACACCCGAATTATGCAAAGACCGGGGTGACAGTGACCTGATTCTGATCGATCTGGGTAAAGGGGCGAACCGTCTCGGCGCCTCAGCGCTGGCCCAGGTCTATGAGCAGATGGGCCACGCGGGTGCTGACCTTAATGATCCCGAAGTGTTGAAACACTTCTTCTCCATCATCCAGGAGTTGAATCGTGATGGGCTGCTGTTGGCCTACCATGACCGTTCCGATGGAGGTCTCTTCGTTACCCTGTGTGAGATGGCGTTTGCCAGCCGTACCGGTCTCTCCATCGAACTCGATTCACTGGGCGATAACGACTTCGCCTCGCTCTTCAGTGAGGAGCTTGGGGCGGTGGTCCAGGTACGTCACTGCGATACCGATGAGGTGTTCAAGTCCCTCCACGACGCAGGCCTGGGGCACTACAGTCATCTCATCGGCACACTCAGTGGCAATGATCGTATCTCTGTTAGCCGTGCGGGTCTGCCGCTGCTCGATATCTCCCGGGTGGAGCTACAGCAGGCTTGGTCTGAGACCACCCGTGAGATGCAGGCGCTACGCGATAATCCCGACTGTGCCATTGAGGAGTTCGAGCGTATTGCTGATGTGACTGACCCTGGAATACAGGTTGCACTGACATTCGATCCTGGAGAGGATGTCGCTGCACCGATGATCAATAGCGGTGTTCGTCCGGCAGTGGCCGTACTGCGTGAGCAGGGGGTGAATGGCCAGATTGAGATGGCAAACGCCTTCCACCGTGCAGGCTTTGACAGTGTCGATGTTCATATGTCCGATATCCTCAGCGGCCGGGTATCTCTGGATCGTTTTAGGGGGATGGTTGCTTGCGGCGGTTTCTCCTACGGTGATGTCCTCGGTGCCGGTGAAGGCTGGGCCAAGTCGATCCTCTTCAATTCCCAGGCACGAGACCAGTTCGAGGCATTCTTCCAGCGCCGGGACAGCTTCTCACTCGGTGTCTGCAACGGCTGTCAGATGCTCTCCAACCTCCATGAGCTGATACCGGGGGCGGAGAGCTGGCCCCACTTCGTGCGTAACCGCTCGGAGCAGTTTGAGGCGCGCTTTGCCACCGTTGAGGTGCAAGAGACTCCCTCCATCATGTTGCGGGGAATGGCGGGCTCGCGGCTGCCTATCGCTGTGGCTCATGGTGAAGGGCGTGCCGAGTTCCGTGACAGTCAACATCTGAAGGCGGCTAATGAACGAGTGGCCCTGCGCTATGTGGAGAACAACGGTGAGGTGGCATCTGCCTACCCGGCCAATCCCAACGGCTCTCCCGAAGGGATTTCCGGTCTCACCAGTGATGATGGTCGGGCTACTATCATGATGCCTCATCCTGAGCGGGTGATTCGGAGTGTCCAGAACTCCTGGCATCCCGATGAGTGGGGCGAAGACGGCCCCTGGCTGCGGCTATTTCGTAACGCCAGAGTTTGGGTAGGGTAA
- a CDS encoding AzlC family ABC transporter permease, with translation MSVAATAFKSSLPVMFGYVPLGMAFGVLFQDLGYSWYFAPLMGVLVYAGAAQFMAVGLLSAQAGLLEVAVSTLLLNSRHMFFGLSLLQRYRSQGLRRFYLIFGLTDETYSLITSTQLPHSEDEQSYYLLLTAMNQAYWVVGCAIGALLGSLVTFDSTGMEFALTALFMVLVLEQWKKLRHPFPFFVAVVSAVAALLLYKEQMLLVAITLSTAVLLMRRHYQGDAV, from the coding sequence GTGTCAGTAGCCGCCACTGCCTTTAAGTCGTCGCTACCGGTCATGTTCGGCTATGTCCCGCTGGGCATGGCTTTTGGGGTACTGTTCCAGGATCTTGGCTACTCCTGGTACTTTGCCCCACTGATGGGGGTTTTGGTCTACGCCGGTGCAGCACAGTTTATGGCGGTGGGGTTGCTCTCCGCTCAGGCGGGGTTGTTGGAGGTGGCGGTTTCTACTCTGTTGCTCAACTCCCGACATATGTTTTTCGGTCTGTCGCTACTGCAGCGCTACCGCTCTCAGGGGCTGCGGCGGTTTTACCTGATTTTTGGTCTTACAGATGAGACCTACTCTTTGATCACCAGCACACAGCTCCCCCATTCGGAGGACGAGCAGTCTTATTATCTCCTGCTGACAGCGATGAACCAAGCCTACTGGGTAGTGGGTTGTGCTATTGGTGCCTTGCTGGGGAGCCTGGTCACTTTCGACAGTACAGGAATGGAATTTGCGCTCACTGCACTGTTTATGGTGCTGGTGCTTGAACAGTGGAAAAAGCTGCGTCATCCCTTTCCTTTTTTTGTTGCTGTGGTAAGTGCGGTAGCGGCGCTGCTTCTGTACAAAGAGCAGATGCTGTTGGTCGCTATCACGCTCTCTACGGCAGTATTACTGATGCGTCGGCACTACCAGGGTGACGCGGTATGA
- a CDS encoding AzlD domain-containing protein — translation MSGVGYLLAVIGVMTLMTFLTRVLPFIALKNRGDHPLLLFLGRYTPPVIMTILLLYSLKAVDLTRTPHGANELSALLLTAGLHLWRGNPLLSIFSGTALYMVLIQQGFF, via the coding sequence ATGAGTGGGGTTGGCTATCTGCTGGCAGTGATAGGAGTAATGACCCTGATGACCTTCCTCACTCGGGTGTTACCTTTTATCGCGCTGAAAAATAGAGGCGATCATCCTCTGTTGCTATTTCTTGGTCGCTACACTCCGCCAGTGATTATGACCATTCTGCTGCTCTACAGTCTAAAGGCAGTCGATCTCACCCGTACCCCCCACGGAGCCAACGAGTTATCGGCGCTACTGCTGACCGCCGGACTTCATTTGTGGAGAGGGAATCCTCTACTCAGTATTTTTTCTGGTACAGCACTCTATATGGTTTTGATTCAGCAGGGTTTCTTTTAG
- a CDS encoding universal stress protein, producing the protein MANYQHILLAIDFSDESGTVINKALELRQQNGAKLSLIHIVEYSGTMYTGEIPIPEDLDLDQRMAEHAESKLDKLIEAHGLTECRRFVEIGTPKREIVRIAEAEDVDLIIIGSHGRHGLQLLLGSTANGVLHQTACDVLAVRVGQG; encoded by the coding sequence ATGGCGAACTATCAGCACATCCTACTAGCAATCGATTTTTCTGATGAGAGCGGCACGGTTATCAACAAGGCATTGGAGCTACGACAACAGAATGGGGCAAAGCTGAGTCTGATCCATATTGTTGAATATAGCGGCACTATGTACACAGGAGAGATCCCCATACCTGAGGATCTCGATCTGGATCAGCGAATGGCTGAACACGCCGAAAGCAAACTAGACAAACTGATAGAGGCGCACGGCCTGACAGAGTGTCGACGCTTTGTCGAAATCGGTACACCCAAACGTGAAATCGTACGCATTGCCGAGGCAGAGGATGTCGACCTGATCATTATTGGCAGTCATGGTCGGCATGGACTACAGCTTCTTCTCGGCTCCACCGCCAACGGAGTACTCCACCAGACGGCTTGCGATGTGCTTGCAGTGAGGGTCGGACAGGGTTAA
- a CDS encoding PhnD/SsuA/transferrin family substrate-binding protein, which translates to MLLSLLLLFLLPGVLWAEDSVTRIGVLSHRGNEATYKMWSPTADYLSDTVPKHRFEIVPLDFDEVDPAVQYGQVDFVLVNPGIYVNLEVRYRISRIVTLNNLVGGVARKMFGGVIFTRSDRSELNTLTDLQDKHLMAVDETSLGGFQMAWRELKAEGLDPYRDLSRLSFGGIHDKVVMAVRSGKVDAGTVRTGILERMAKAGVIDMSDFKIINPRFHAEFLLAHSTQLYPEWPFSKVQHTSDTLAQQVVVALLNMPKAHAAAKAGGYSDWTIPLDYQQVHELFTELHLPPYQYLGRFTLMDAIRKYWYWVLIGLTFLLSMAFMTSWVLRLNQQLKKAKQYLEHQYELILNSVADGIYGVDLEGNATFFNKAAEEIVGWKDNELIGKNQHAILHHTRADGTDHPATECPVYATSRDSIARFVKDDVFWSKDGRSIPVEYSSTPIRDNQGLTVGSVVVFRDISERKQAEEVEQQHQLDLAHVARLNTMGEMASGMAHEINQPLTAIATNAHACVRMLEGSPDQRERVADVIERIATQAERAGEIISKLRQFVRKEQPDLSLINLNEVINGVILLLRPEIRRTGVKVQLDLNPDIGTIMAQHVQIDQVILNLARNAIEAMSDAAVEEPVLTISTTLLHPEMVTVTVADNGPGLDEAVVDQLFNPFVTTKPKGMGLGLSISQGIIEAHKGRIYIGNEPDKGAVFHFNLPIAIP; encoded by the coding sequence GTGCTTTTATCGCTTCTGCTTCTTTTCCTTTTGCCGGGGGTGCTTTGGGCTGAAGATTCAGTGACCCGCATTGGTGTGTTGAGTCACCGTGGTAATGAAGCCACCTACAAAATGTGGTCTCCCACTGCCGATTACCTGAGTGATACCGTCCCAAAGCACCGTTTTGAGATTGTACCCCTCGACTTCGATGAGGTTGATCCTGCGGTTCAATATGGACAGGTGGACTTTGTTCTGGTCAACCCGGGAATCTATGTGAACCTGGAGGTGCGTTATCGGATTTCCCGTATCGTCACGCTCAATAATCTGGTTGGGGGTGTGGCGAGAAAGATGTTTGGAGGCGTGATCTTTACCCGCAGTGATCGGAGTGAACTCAATACTCTTACAGATCTCCAGGACAAGCATCTGATGGCTGTGGATGAGACCTCCCTGGGAGGTTTCCAAATGGCATGGCGAGAGCTTAAAGCGGAAGGGCTCGATCCTTATCGTGATCTCTCCCGGCTCTCATTTGGAGGCATTCATGACAAAGTAGTAATGGCGGTCAGATCCGGCAAGGTGGATGCGGGCACCGTTCGCACCGGCATACTTGAACGGATGGCGAAGGCCGGGGTCATCGATATGAGTGACTTCAAAATCATCAATCCACGTTTTCATGCCGAGTTTCTTCTTGCACACAGTACCCAGCTTTACCCGGAGTGGCCGTTCAGTAAGGTTCAGCACACATCAGATACCCTGGCGCAGCAGGTCGTGGTGGCGCTGCTGAATATGCCCAAGGCTCATGCAGCGGCGAAAGCAGGTGGTTACTCCGATTGGACCATCCCTCTCGACTACCAGCAGGTGCATGAACTGTTCACCGAACTGCATCTGCCTCCTTACCAGTATCTCGGCCGTTTTACTTTGATGGACGCAATTCGGAAATACTGGTATTGGGTGCTGATTGGACTCACGTTTCTGCTCTCAATGGCCTTTATGACCTCTTGGGTCCTGCGTCTGAACCAGCAGTTGAAGAAAGCCAAGCAGTATCTTGAACATCAGTATGAGTTGATTCTTAACTCGGTGGCTGACGGTATCTACGGGGTTGATCTCGAAGGTAACGCCACCTTCTTTAACAAGGCTGCAGAAGAGATTGTTGGTTGGAAGGATAATGAGCTGATCGGTAAGAATCAGCATGCCATTCTGCATCACACCCGTGCAGATGGTACGGATCACCCTGCCACGGAATGCCCCGTCTATGCCACATCACGTGACAGTATTGCCCGCTTTGTCAAAGACGACGTATTCTGGAGTAAGGATGGGCGCAGCATACCGGTGGAGTACTCCAGCACACCGATAAGAGATAACCAGGGGCTGACTGTCGGTAGTGTTGTGGTGTTTCGTGATATCAGTGAGCGTAAACAGGCGGAGGAGGTTGAGCAGCAACACCAGCTGGATCTTGCCCATGTGGCCAGGCTAAATACCATGGGTGAGATGGCCTCGGGGATGGCCCATGAGATCAACCAGCCCCTGACCGCCATTGCGACAAATGCCCATGCTTGCGTGCGAATGCTGGAAGGAAGCCCCGACCAGCGGGAGCGGGTAGCGGATGTGATCGAGCGTATCGCCACACAAGCTGAGCGGGCGGGGGAGATCATCTCCAAGCTGCGTCAGTTTGTAAGAAAGGAGCAACCGGACCTGAGCCTGATTAATCTCAACGAGGTGATCAATGGAGTGATTCTGCTGTTACGCCCTGAGATCAGGCGGACTGGAGTAAAAGTACAGCTCGACCTTAATCCTGATATTGGCACTATAATGGCCCAACATGTACAGATAGATCAGGTGATACTGAACCTGGCCAGAAACGCCATCGAGGCGATGAGTGATGCCGCTGTTGAAGAGCCGGTGCTTACCATCAGCACCACCTTGCTCCACCCGGAAATGGTGACTGTGACAGTGGCGGACAATGGTCCCGGCCTCGACGAGGCGGTTGTGGATCAGCTGTTTAATCCGTTTGTTACCACCAAGCCTAAAGGCATGGGGTTGGGACTCTCCATTAGCCAGGGCATCATTGAGGCGCACAAGGGTAGAATATATATTGGTAACGAGCCAGACAAGGGTGCGGTATTTCACTTTAATCTACCGATTGCCATCCCTTAA
- a CDS encoding response regulator transcription factor: MTQETTVFIVDDDLEVRDALQLLMESVGLKVEVYDSAQAYLNQFDHNRPGCLVLDVRMPGMSGLDLQVYLKSEAMHPPIIIITGHGDVPMAVRAVQSGAVDFVEKPFNDQALLDSVHRALEKDGEQRGEASRLADIQGRLDRLTPREREVVELVVAGKRNKIIAADLNVSQSTVEAHRAKVMEKMEASTLSDLMRMMLTLEQL, from the coding sequence ATGACTCAAGAGACAACAGTTTTTATTGTCGACGATGACCTGGAGGTGCGGGATGCCTTGCAGTTGCTGATGGAGTCTGTCGGCCTCAAGGTGGAGGTTTATGACTCGGCTCAAGCCTATCTCAACCAGTTTGATCATAATCGCCCGGGCTGTCTGGTACTGGATGTTCGTATGCCGGGCATGAGTGGACTCGACCTACAGGTCTATCTGAAATCAGAAGCCATGCACCCCCCCATTATCATTATCACCGGTCACGGTGATGTACCGATGGCGGTCAGGGCCGTCCAATCGGGGGCCGTTGATTTTGTAGAAAAGCCGTTTAACGACCAGGCCTTGCTTGACAGTGTGCACCGTGCTCTTGAAAAAGATGGTGAACAGCGGGGTGAAGCATCGCGGTTGGCCGATATCCAGGGCAGGCTGGACAGGTTGACACCACGAGAGAGAGAGGTGGTGGAACTTGTGGTCGCAGGCAAACGCAACAAGATAATCGCTGCTGATCTCAATGTCAGTCAATCCACGGTTGAAGCACATCGCGCCAAGGTGATGGAGAAGATGGAGGCGTCGACGCTCTCTGACCTGATGCGCATGATGCTTACTCTGGAACAGCTTTGA
- the soxX gene encoding sulfur oxidation c-type cytochrome SoxX: MMIRIGRQLVIATSALAVLIGGVTVASSAIAAGSSVEEGKKIALHRKKGNCMTCHMIVGVPQPGNVAPPLIAIKARYPDKAKLRAQIWDATAINRDSPMPPYGKYKVLTESEIDKVTDYVHSL, translated from the coding sequence ATGATGATAAGAATTGGCAGACAACTGGTTATTGCGACCAGTGCCCTGGCTGTTTTGATTGGTGGTGTGACAGTAGCATCAAGTGCTATCGCCGCCGGTTCCAGCGTAGAAGAAGGTAAGAAAATTGCGCTCCATCGTAAGAAGGGTAACTGCATGACTTGCCATATGATCGTGGGTGTTCCCCAACCCGGCAACGTCGCTCCACCGCTGATCGCCATAAAGGCACGTTACCCTGATAAAGCCAAACTACGTGCTCAGATCTGGGATGCCACGGCGATCAATCGTGACTCCCCCATGCCTCCCTATGGTAAATACAAGGTTCTTACCGAATCGGAGATCGATAAGGTAACCGACTACGTCCACTCTCTGTGA